The genome window AATGATGATGATCCATGAAAGCGCTACCAGTACCAACTTGATAATAGGGATTTGCCTTAAGTTGTGATGCCTTATCAATGGAAATGCATAAAAAACAGAAAAAGCACTGGCTAGAGAAACCATCACAACAGTCCATAAACTATCTTTAATAATTAAATAAGCTGCGATACCACTAGCGATAGCTGTACTAGTTATGATAGTTGTTTTAAAACGGAAATCTTTTCGTTCCAAAAGCAGCGCTGCATATTTTATGATGTTATAGCCTATAACTACTCCACAAAATATAAGAAGTAGCATAGCGCCATCCAACTTCGAAAAGTTCCAAAAATGGAAAACTAGAAATAACGCCACAAAGCAAAAAGCCACATGAAAACTACTCCTGATATAAAATTCTAAAATACTTTTCAATAACCTCATTATCCAAATTTACAGCACATAGTTAATAACCCCCTAATAAAGGTTGAAAAAATCATTTATTTAAAGACTAACCCTTGTTAGTTTAGATATCTTAAACGACTACTTTTGCAGAGAATTCAGCAAGAATTCAATATCTTAAATATAGACCACATAAGTACTATGAATACAGATCGTTTTGCCCTTAGACATATCGGACCTCGCAAGGCAGACCTTGCCTCCATGCTTGAAACAATAGGTATTGAATCTATTGAACAACTAATTTATGAAACTGTCCCAGCAAACATACGCCTTCAACAAGATTTACAATTAGATCCAGCGATGAGTGAGTATGAATTCCTGAGTCACATCAATAAATTAGGTAATAAAAACAAACAATTTAGATCTTATATAGGTCTTGGGTATCACGCACCTATTACACCGGCTGTTATCCAAAGAAATATATTAGAAAACCCAGGTTGGTATACTGCTTACACTCCTTATCAGGCAGAGATTGCTCAAGGACGTCTAGAAGCTTTATTGAATTACCAGACCATGATATCAGACCTTACTGGTATGGAGTTATCTAATGCATCACTACTAGATGAATCTACGGCCGCTGCTGAGGCGATGACCTTACTTTTCTCTGTTCGTGAACGCGCTCAGAAGAAGGAAAATGTCGTGAAGTTTTTTGTAGATCAAGATACTTTACCGCAAACTAAAGAGCTTTTGAAAACTCGCGCGATTCCGCTAGGCATTGAATTGGTAGAAGGAAACCCTCAGGAAATCGATGTTAATGATGGTTATTATGCCATTTTATTACAATATCCTGGTGCGAGTGGGAATGTGGTGGATTATACCGCTTTCGCAAAAACTTGCAAAGAAAACCATATCCGTATAGCAGTAGCAGCAGATATACTTTCACTTGTATTGCTAGAAGCTCCAGGACATTGGGGAGCAGATGTGGTAGTAGGAACAACACAGCGTTTTGGTATTCCATTAGGTTATGGGGGACCACACGCAGCCTACTTTGCAACACGTGAAGAATTTAAAAGACAAATTCCAGGACGTATCATAGGAGTAACTAAAGATACCGATGGAAAACGCGCCTTGCGCATGGCGTTACAAACGCGTGAGCAACACATTAAAAGGGACAAAGCGACTTCAAATATTTGTACCGCACAAGTACTACTTGCTGTAATGGCTGGTATGTATGGAGTATATCACGGCCCACGTGGCTTGAAGTTTATCGCAAATAAATTACACACCCAAACAGCTACTCTTGCTGACGCTGTTGAGAAATTAGGTGTTTACCAGACTAATGAGAATTTCTTTGACACATTGAGTTTCAAAGTAGATGCCGCAGCAGTTCAAAAAGAAGCGCTGAAATTAGAAATCAATTTCTATTATCCAGATGCTGACACGGTTCAGGTTTCTTTAAATGAAACTACTTCTTTGGCAGACTTGAATGATATTGTTTCCGCTTTCGCGAAAGCGGTCAACAAAGACTTCTCTCCTATCACAGAATTATTAGAGAAAACACATTTAGGAACAGGTCGTCAAACCGAATTCATGACCTATGAGGTATTCAACTCTTATCATTCTGAAACAGAGTTGATGCGTTACATCAAAAAATTAGAGCGCAAAGATTTAGCATTGAATCACTCAATGATTGCACTAGGTTCTTGTACGATGAAATTGAACGCTGCAGCAGAAATGTTGCCACTTTCTAATCCGCAATGGGGAAATATCCACCCATTTGTACCCCTAGATCAAGCCGAAGGTTATCAGCAAATGTTGAAAAAACTGGAATTGCAATTGAATGAAGCAACCGGTTTTGCTGGAACTTCACTGCAGCCTAATTCTGGTGCACAAGGAGAGTTTGCAGGTTTAATGACCATACGTGCATATCATATATCACGTGGTGACGAACATAGAAACATCTGTTTGATTCCGTCAAGTGCTCATGGAACAAATCCAGCGAGTGCTGTAATGGCAGGAATGAAAGTAGTCGTGACCAAAGCGCTAGAAAACGGAAACATCGATGTGGATGATTTACGTGAAAAAGCAGAAAAATATAAAGACAACTTAAGTGCGTTGATGGTAACTTATCCATCTACTCATGGAGTTTATGAAAGTGCCATTCAAGAAATTACGGGACTTATCCATGAAAATGGTGGTCAAGTATACATGGATGGGGCTAATATGAATGCACAGGTAGGATTAACAAATCCTGGAAACATCGGTGCAGACGTATGTCACTTAAATTTACACAAAACTTTTGCCATCCCTCATGGTGGTGGTGGACCTGGTGTAGGACCTATATGTGTGGCGCCACAACTGGTTCCATTCTTACCTACTAACCCTATTATCCCTACTGGTGGTGCTCAAGCGATCACTCCTATTAGTGCCGCGCCTTTCGGTAGTGCACTGGCTTGTTTGATTTCTTATGGTTACATCTGTATGCTAGGTGCTGACGGTTTAAAACGTTCTACCGAGTATGCGATTGTAAATGCCAACTATATCAAGGAACGTCTAGAAGGTAGTTATGCTTGTTTATATGTAGGAGAAAAAGGCCGTGCTGCTCATGAAATGATCATTGACTGTCGCCCGTTTAAAGACCACGGTATTGAAGTAGTAGACATTGCAAAACGTTTGATGGATTATGGCTTCCACTCTCCTACCGTATCTTTCCCCGTAGCGGGAACGATGATGATTGAGCCTACAGAGTCTGAATCTAAAGAAGAAATGGATCGTTTCTGTGACGCAATGATTTCTATAAGAAAAGAGATTGGAGAAACTTCTATAGAGGAACCCAACAACCTTCTTAAGAACAGTCCACATACCTTACAAATGATCACTGCAGACGAGTGGGATTTCCCATACACAAGAAGTCAAGCGGCATATCCTCTAGAATATGTCTCTGACAATAAATTCTGGCCTACTGTACGTCGCGCAGACGATGCTTATGGAGACCGTAATTTGATGTGTACTTGCGCTCCAATGGAAGAGTATATAGAAAATTAAATCTGATAAGTAGTCTTTGAGAGCCAAAGACTATTCATGAGATGATCGAATTTAAAAACCGAATCAGCTGCTAGTTGATTCGGTTTTTTTTGATCTTCATTTAGAATGAATTAGAATTAAGGTTTACCTCAACGGTCTTTAGTTAAAAGGAACTAACTTAAGTGGTTCCTTTATATACCTGACCAATTATGAAATATTTCTTAC of Nonlabens sp. Ci31 contains these proteins:
- the gcvP gene encoding aminomethyl-transferring glycine dehydrogenase, with product MNTDRFALRHIGPRKADLASMLETIGIESIEQLIYETVPANIRLQQDLQLDPAMSEYEFLSHINKLGNKNKQFRSYIGLGYHAPITPAVIQRNILENPGWYTAYTPYQAEIAQGRLEALLNYQTMISDLTGMELSNASLLDESTAAAEAMTLLFSVRERAQKKENVVKFFVDQDTLPQTKELLKTRAIPLGIELVEGNPQEIDVNDGYYAILLQYPGASGNVVDYTAFAKTCKENHIRIAVAADILSLVLLEAPGHWGADVVVGTTQRFGIPLGYGGPHAAYFATREEFKRQIPGRIIGVTKDTDGKRALRMALQTREQHIKRDKATSNICTAQVLLAVMAGMYGVYHGPRGLKFIANKLHTQTATLADAVEKLGVYQTNENFFDTLSFKVDAAAVQKEALKLEINFYYPDADTVQVSLNETTSLADLNDIVSAFAKAVNKDFSPITELLEKTHLGTGRQTEFMTYEVFNSYHSETELMRYIKKLERKDLALNHSMIALGSCTMKLNAAAEMLPLSNPQWGNIHPFVPLDQAEGYQQMLKKLELQLNEATGFAGTSLQPNSGAQGEFAGLMTIRAYHISRGDEHRNICLIPSSAHGTNPASAVMAGMKVVVTKALENGNIDVDDLREKAEKYKDNLSALMVTYPSTHGVYESAIQEITGLIHENGGQVYMDGANMNAQVGLTNPGNIGADVCHLNLHKTFAIPHGGGGPGVGPICVAPQLVPFLPTNPIIPTGGAQAITPISAAPFGSALACLISYGYICMLGADGLKRSTEYAIVNANYIKERLEGSYACLYVGEKGRAAHEMIIDCRPFKDHGIEVVDIAKRLMDYGFHSPTVSFPVAGTMMIEPTESESKEEMDRFCDAMISIRKEIGETSIEEPNNLLKNSPHTLQMITADEWDFPYTRSQAAYPLEYVSDNKFWPTVRRADDAYGDRNLMCTCAPMEEYIEN